A genome region from Drosophila simulans strain w501 chromosome 2R, Prin_Dsim_3.1, whole genome shotgun sequence includes the following:
- the LOC6733686 gene encoding N-acetylglucosamine-1-phosphotransferase subunits alpha/beta — protein sequence MRLRRRWPRRMRRAMEQLRLQSRLKLLTLTMTGGLCLAIWIVANYLSASEEGQTGGFSSACTAIDAVYTWVNGSDPNFIEDIRRFDSKYDPSRFDDKNELRYSLRSLEKHAAWIRHVYIVTNGQIPSWLDLSYERVTVVPHEVLAPDPDQLPTFSSSAIETFLHRIPKLSKRFLYLNDDIFLGAPLYPEDLYTEAEGVRVYQAWMVPDCALDCPWTYIGDGACDRHCNIDACQFDGGDCSETGPASDAHVLPPSQEVLEVEPAAVPQSRVHRFPQMGLQKLFRRSSANFKDVMRHRNVSTLKELRRIVERFNKAKLMSLNPELETSSSQPQTTQRHGLHKEDFKSSTDIYSHSLIATNMLLNRAYGFKARHVLAHVGFLIDKDIVEAMQRRFHQQVLDTAHQRFRAPTDLQYAFAYYSFLMSETKVMSVEEIFDEFDTDGSATWSDREVRTFLTRIYQPPLDWSAMRYFEEVIQNCTRNLGMHLKVDTVEHSTLVYERYEDSNLPTITRDLVVRCPLLAEALAANFAVRPKYNFHVSPKRASHSNFMMLTSNLTEVVESLDRLRRNPRKFNCINDNLDANRGEDNEMVRHLLEDFYLSFFPRRSKFELPPQYRNRFESWRDFQRWKRRKRAVLVIGYGVSLLLIVCLLRFMCHHKAKLVRRCVQRL from the exons ATGCGCTTGCGCCGCCGCTGGCCGCGAAGGATGCGGCGTGCCATGGAACAACTGCGTCTCCAGTCTCGCTTGAAGCTGCTGACGCTCACGA tGACTGGAGGACTCTGCCTGGCTATCTGGATAGTTGCCAACTACCTCTCCGCATCGGAAGAGGGTCAAACCGGCGGCTTCAGCAGCGCCTGCACTGCCATCGATGCGGTATACACGTGGGTCAATGGCTCGGATCCCAACTTTATTGAGGACATCCGGCGATTCGATTCCAAGTACGATCCCTCGCGGTTCGATGACAAGAATGAGCTGCGCTACTCTCTGAGGTCCCTGGAGAAACACGCTGCATGGATCAGGCATGTGTACATAGTAACCAATGGCCAGATTCCCAGTTGGCTGGATCTCAGCTACGAAAGGGTCACGGTGGTGCCGCACGAAGTGCTGGCTCCCGATCCCGACCAGCTGCCAACCTTCTCCAGCTCGGCCATCGAGACATTTCTGCACCGCATACCAAAGCTGTCCAAGAGGTTCCTCTATCTCAACGACGACATATTTCTGGGAGCTCCGCTGTATCCGGAAGACTTGTACACGGAGGCGGAGGGAGTTCGCGTGTACCAGGCATGGATGGTGCCCGACTGCGCCTTGGACTGCCCCTGGACGTACATAGGGGATGGAGCCTGCGATCGGCACTGCAACATTGATGCCTGCCAGTTTGATGGAGGCGACTGCAGTGAAACTGGGCCAGCGAGCGATGCCCACGTCCTTCCACCAAGCCAAGAAGTGCTCGAGGTGGAGCCTGCCGCTGTTCCACAATCAAGAGTCCACCGATTTCCACAGATGGGTCTTCAAAAGCTGTTCAGGCGCAGCTCTGCCAACTTTAAGGATGTTATGCGGCACCGCAATGTGTCCACACTCAAGGAACTCCGTCGCATTGTGGAGCGTTTTAACAAGGCCAAACTCATGTCGCTGAACCCCGAACTGGAGACCTCCAGCTCCCAGCCACAGACAACACAGCGCCACGGGCTGCACAAGGAGGATTTTAAGTCTTCCACCGATATTTACTCCCACTCTCTGATTGCCACCAATATGTTGCTAAATCGAGCCTATGGCTTTAAGGCACGCCATGTCCTGGCGCACGTGGGCTTCCTAATCGACAAGGATATTGTGGAGGCTATGCAGCGACGTTTTCACCAGCAAGTTCTGGACACTGCCCATCAGCGCTTTCGAGCCCCTACAGATCTGCAGTATGCATTCGCTTACTACTCCTTCCTGATGAGCGAAACCAAAGTAATGAGTGTGGAGGAGATCTTCGATGAGTTCGACACGGACGGTTCGGCCACCTGGTCGGATCGCGAGGTGCGCACATTTCTCACTCGCATCTATCAGCCGCCACTCGACTGGTCTGCCATGCGCTACTTCGAGGAGGTAATTCAAAACTGCACCAGAAATCTGGGCATGCATTTAAAAGTGGACACAGTCGAACACTCCACGCTGGTCTACGAGCGGTACGAGGACTCTAATTTG CCTACAATAACCAGGGATTTGGTTGTCCGATGTCCACTACTGGCAGAAGCTTTGGCGGCAAACTTTGCAGTCCGACCCAAGTATAACTTCCATGTCAGCCCAAAAAGAGCCTCACACAGCAACTTTATGATGCTCACGTCGAATCTAACGGAGGTGGTGGAGTCCCTGGACCGACTGCGTCGGAATCCGCGCAAGTTTAACTGCATCAACGACAATCTGGATGCCAATAGAGGCGAAGACAACGAGATGGTGCGCCATCTGCTCGAGGACTTTTACCTCTCCTTCTTTCCGAGACGCAGCAAGTTCGAGCTGCCGCCGCAATATCGCAATCGCTTCGAGTCCTGGCGGGACTTTCAGCGCTGGAAGAGAAGAAAGCGGGCCGTTCTCGTGATTGGATATGGAGTGAGTCTGCTGCTTATAGTCTGTCTGCTGCGATTCATGTGCCACCACAAGGCGAAGCTGGTGCGTCGCTGTGTGCAGCGCTTGTAG
- the LOC6733687 gene encoding V-type proton ATPase subunit S1, with translation MLWKSLIALCVIGAAVAEQTPVFLWGANSVAKPSLKTVSQVEFAEQLAALLEDHMVVAFEENGLSSKDFLCSNSQAQSCYAQLQGVSPKTYYTSVENPSEALRSVAAKREHNSIDASGKLTTPAKCAVGTALFVTFEDAADSREASLESHDAAIAAISKQFECKVAYLYLAAPSTAPVVQRRTRRDTAATTGGIMWKSTNQFQIFYTALLYNGNPITVTDLKLSNASSTKLSVVMETSDATKPITFDVVYNGGYFSLSNLVYDNSNFRSSGVNAPTTFSYSCGNLTLESSAVNNMYNTLSFKSLQLQAPFDGSYKENFAFGDSWDCVGFVTPGILMGLFVVLLLLVIMFVGVCWMMDINTMDRFDDPKGKTITINAAAE, from the exons ATGTTGTGGAAATCGCTGATTGCGTTGTGCGTCATTGGGGCTGCCGTGGCGGAGCAAACGCCCGTCTTTCTGTGGGGAGCCAACAG tgtggCGAAGCCCTCCCTGAAGACGGTGTCCCAGGTGGAGTTTGCCGAGCAGTTGGCTGCATTGCTGGAAGATCACATGGTCGTGGCCTTCGAGGAAAATGGC CTGAGCAGCAAGGACTTTCTGTGTTCCAACTCCCAGGCGCAGTCCTGCTACGCCCAGCTGCAGGGAGTGAGCCCCAAGACCTACTACACCAGCGTGGAGAACCCGTCGGAGGCACTGCGCTCGGTGGCCGCCAAGCGCGAGCACAACTCCATCGATGCCAGCGGAAAGCTGACCACGCCGGCCAAGTGTGCCGTGGGCACGGCCCTGTTCGTGACCTTCGAGGACGCCGCCGATAGCCGGGAGGCCAGTCTGGAGTCACATG ACGCCGCCATCGCCGCTATCAGCAAGCAGTTCGAGTGCAAGGTGGCTTATCTGTACCTGGCCGCCCCCTCCACCGCTCCTGTGGTGCAGCGTCGTACCCGCCGTGACACGGCCGCCACCACCGGCGGCATCATGTGGAAGTCGACCAATCAGTTTCAGATCTTCTACACTGCCCTTCTCTACAACGGCAACCCCATCACAGTCACCGACCTCAAGCTCTCCAACGCTAGCTCTACCAAGCTATCCGTTGTTATGGAGACATCTGACGCCACCAAGCCAATCACCTTTGACGTTGTTTATAATGGCGGATACTTTAGTCTGAGCAATTTGGTCTACGACAATAGCAACTTCCGCTCCAGCGGCGTGAATGCCCCAACCACGTTCTCCTACTCGTGCGGCAACCTCACCCTCGAGTCCTCGGCCGTCAACAACATGTACAACACCCTGAGCTTCAAGTCCCTGCAGCTGCAGGCTCCGTTCGATGGTTCGTACAAGGAGAACTTTGCCTTCGGAGATTCCTGGGACTGCGTGGGCTTCGTGACGCCCGGTATCCTGATGGGACTGTTTGTggtcctcctgctgctggtcaTCATGTTCGTCGGCGTCTGCTGGATGATGGACATCAACACGATGGATCGCTTTGACGATCCCAAGGGCAAGACTATCACCATCAATGCCGCCGCCGAGTAA